The genomic interval GGAAATGCAGCTTCAGTATGTAAATATTAACCTAGTATTGCTGATCCTCATTTTTGTTAGTAGACATTGGTTTAAATTGCCCCCTccactgtatttttaaatttccagtgATGAAGCAGAGAAAGATTTAGTTACGAAAAtcttgtttcttctttccttaAAAGTCAGTTTTCACCCAGTAAGAAATTTATCAAATTGCTCGACTCTTGTGCCGTGCTACACCTACAAACATTCCCAGTGTTGGTGTGGAGAGGTCAGGCAGAATCAGTCCCTGGCTGCACCCCTGAGCGATGTCCGTGTCACTTTGCAGGTTCCCTATCGCTTGCATGCAGTCCTGGTCCATGAGGGGCAAGCAAATGCAGGGCACTACTGGGCCTTCATCTATGACCAGCCCCGTAAAAGATGGCTCAAGTACAATGACATCTCAGTGACAGAGTCGTCGTGGGAAGAGCTGGAGCGAGAGTCGTTTGGAGGCTTGAGGAATGCCAGTGCCTACTGCCTGATGTACATCAGTGACCAGGTGTCCCCTGTTGGTGCAGGTACGCGGCCACAGCTGCTGGTTAATGAcgtgtgtgtgctgctgtgtctcTCTGGCCTGCATGATCATTATGttcctcagctccttcagcaCAGCTGTCTTTTGACAAAGCACAAAACTTCACCTCGGATAGGATTAAATAATCTGCTTCATGCTCGATTCATTTCTAAATACCTGGTAGGACTGAAAACTGCCAGGAGAAGCATCCAGTTGAGATTGGAAACAGCACCTCACGCGTGAATCATGTGTGTACAGGCTAACACTGCCCCTTTGCCACATTTAACATGCATCTAGTGCTTGTCTTCTTCATTTTGACTTTTTGTAGTGTTTATATGGCAGCATTTGTTTCCTCAGGGCATGTAAAACACCACCACTTTATCTGTCCCATTTTTATCACACTTCCTGGCTCATTTGCTTGGTCTTTGATGATTACACCTAATCTAAATGGGCTCTTTTTTGTGCAGCCTTTCCCCGAGAGGTATTGGTACCTGAGTGCTCAGACTTAGTGTGTTTGCCATGCCAGTGCTTTGTGGAGAAATTGCTGTGCATGTGGCTCTAGACATGGCAAACAGCTGTACAAGGACACAATAATTTCACGCGTGGCTCATTTTGATATaataaatggaaagaaacaaTGGAGAGCTGACATTCTGTTCATTGCTAAATATGGCTGATGAGGATCTGGAGgttgttctttgttttcttatgACAGTTCTGAAACAAACccattttttctcctatttaatgcattttttgttgttttttaaagcattttgcaaAGGGTGCATAAAAATATCTGCTGTAGAAAGTTGCCATTTGCTTTTGATAAATTTTAGGACTTGTCTGAAGCTGATGCTGCTTGGGTTTTGTGCTGTTTTACAAGTGAATGCTGAAGTACACCTAAAAAGCACTAAGAAATATCAGAGTGATACTCGTGCTATAGAACCCATGTAGCCCTTACCTTACCTGCTGTACAGTGATGAAGGTGTGTCATCTCTGGCTGACCTGTGAACTTTCCAGCTGTTGGCAGTTcagtgctgttccctgtgcacCTGGAGCCCTTGGACCATGATGTGTCTGACCTGCATCAGCAGATGCTGGTTCTGGAATTGCTCTGTGTAAATGCTGTCCAGTAGTAGAACAAAACAGGGGTTTGTTTTAGATAACTCTGTagatttgtctttatttttgcaCCTTTGCTTCTGGATCACCTTAAATTACAGAGCCAGTAGAAAATTTGGCTTCTTTCCCCTTTTATCCCTCAGCCAATTTCCTGTGCTGCCCATGATGTTGTGCGTGTGCTCAGTCCCTGAGGGTGGTGCCCTGCCACAGTGTGTTTCCTTATGCCAGTCTTGCATTTCCTCCAGATGAGGGTGAGGGCCCAGAGGCTAGACAGCTCCAGAAGGAAGTGGAAGCTTTGTCCCCAGAACTGAGACACTACATCCAGGAGGACAACTGGcgcctggagcaggaggcagaggagtgGGATGAGGAGCAATCTTGCAAGATTCCTCAGATGGAGCCTTCACCTACTTCTGAATTGCAGGACCTCTCTTCTGAGTCAGGACCAGGTAATCTCGCTCTGAATTTGCAGACAGTGTCAGAACCAGGAACAGCCAGCTGGTCACCAGTACCACTGTGTTGAAGCCTTGCACAAATGTGTCAGAATGCAGGAGCGGGTGTGAAATaggcagcaaaggcagctgctggaggctctGCCCTGACAGTACAAAAGGCTGTTCTGCTGGTTTTGCACGTGCATCCTTCCAAGCCTGTCCCCAGAAATGCAGTTTCCCATTCACTTAATCATCATGGGCTAATATCAGTtcatttccagctttttttgtttttcacaaatATGGAGTGGACAAGTGCTGTTCTCTGGAGTAGGAACCCCTGATGCCGTGTGCCATTCCCACTGGAACGGGGTACGCACACACTCGCCTCAAGTGCCTTCACCTCgggcaggaaggcagcagctgtgtaAAACTGCATGGACAAGCTGCAAAGCATTTTTGaacatgagagaaaaaaaaaccttgcaGCTCTTGCTGACTAGTACCACACATCTGTCCTGACAGAGCAATCCCCAGTGTGTGAGCCGAGCGTGCACTCCCTGTCCTCAGAGCATGCCAGGATTGCCAAGGAGCAGACTGCCAAGGCCATTGCCAACACTGCTGATGCCTACGAGAAGAATGGCGTCGAGGCAGCTCTGTGCGAGGTAGGAGCTCAGCCTTGGCCCAAGAACCTCCCCCTTCTTGTCTCCAGATTATTCTTCTCGATAGAcctttgcttttcccatttctgtgaagttctGTAGCTGCGCCATGTTTAGCTCAGTCCCCTTTGGCTTTCCTGTTTTTGGCTTTGTATTTTCTTACTcactctcttctttttcttcttggccACAGCGCAAGGAGGTAGAGCCACTGAAGGCCCATCCAGAAGAAATATCCCCCACAgttcaggcagagcagccccgggaCACTCAggaagcagaggctgctgcccaAACTAGCTCACAGGTCTCTGAAGTGGAAATCCCCAGTGTGGGGAAGATTCCCGTTAGATCCGATGCAGATGGATATAATGAGGAGGTACAGATCCCGGTGCAGGGATTAATAAATTACTGCTGCTCGTTAGCCTGTAGCTTTGTAGTTAGCTGGCTTTGAGCTGCCCTAAGGGTGGGTGTCATAGTGTCTGTCATAGGAGTAACACCCTGTACAAAGTCAGTTTTCCTACTGTGGAAGGGAAGGGGGACCACATCATTCCataattccatttttaaatgtcatcAGAAAAGGAGCTCCATAAGAGTACTCAGTTTGTCAATCTGCATGTTGGTCATAATTCCTCTTTTTGGCACAACTGTATCAAAATTGATCCTACctgtgttaatttctttacAAGTCTCTCTGCTGTCTTCAGTTACTATTTTGTCCCCAGTCAAAGACTTTAATCCCAATAGCATAATTTACATACCCTGCCCACTGATTTTTTTGGGGTCTGACTTTAACCACTCTCATACATGCTCAAGCAGTGTTTTGAAGTTCTCTCACTTGCATGAGTTGGATTTCACACAAACACTGGGGCTGTCACTCCTTGAGTAGGTTTGAGATGTTCTGGAGTGATCTTGGCTCAAGGAACTGCTGCACCAAAGgttctgcatttattttacatGTCTTAGGAAGATTGAGTGGGACATGGTGGGGACATGGCCAGCCTGCTTTACCTTCTCACTAgttgaatttaaaaattcaaggGTTTGGAGTGACCAGCCTTGAGATCTTTAAATGCCTAAAAAAAGCCCAGCATGTAAAGTGCATGTGATGGATAGAGTCAGTAGCATGCAAGTAACTCACAGCCCCAGTTATCACACCTGTACTCATACAATTTCCTTTAAATCTTACTTTTGAAAGTTTCTTCCATTCTTCACTGTgctgtctcttctttccctgtctGTTACTGTTTTCCTTGTTCCTGTTTGTGTCTGTTCTCCTGCTTTTGTGGTAGGTGATGCTGAGTCCAGCCATGCAAGGTGTCATCCTGGCTATTGCAAAAGCCCGCCAGACCTTTGATCGTGACGGGTCTGAAGCAGGGCTTGTTAAGGTATTGATTTGTTTGCTAAATCAAATAGTATGGATATCTGTTTTCCCAGAATAGAGTATGTGCCATATTGACAGGTCAGGAATGTAAAGGGAACAATTTGTGCACTTTTTCTTCTGGTTAATGGCCTTTGCCCTGCATTTTAGTTCCTGCGCTCTTACAGTGATGAGATATCCATGGGttcaaaacaatttttagaGCTTACAAGGGAACACCCTCCTGCCAAGACAAACAGAAACTTTACTTTTTTCTGCTTATTATTTTAGTACtgtaaaatttgtttttttcctcctgaacaTACTTGCTTACTTGTGACCTCTGCTGTCAAAGATGTCAAGAAATGTCTGTGTGAACAGAGGTTTGAAAGCATAACCACTGGTGAATGCTGAAGCTGGTGTTATATATGTTATAAATACCACATGGACAGAATCATCCATGCTGTTAATCTATGGGATTATAAATCACAAGATACTCTTGCACCTCAGCAGGTAGAAGTGTGTCCCGGTCGATTTTGGCAGCCTGGGCACTTGTCAGAGGGTTGCCAAATGGGTCTAAGGCAGCTGTATTTACACAAAGGCATTTACACACCCTGGCACTTTTGGAAGCTCACACTTCACACGTGGGGTTTGCCTGGCTGTGGGGGCCATTGGTTTAGAGCTGAGGTGTTGGTGGGCTTCTTTGAGCACTGGGATATCACCAGCAGAGGAGGCTCGGTGTCACCACAGGAGTCCTTCCGAGCAGGACCGGTTTGAGCTGCTGTGGCATTCCCACGGGCACACGGGTGGATCTGTCAGTACCTGTGTTCTGTTGGCAGGCATTCCACGAGGAGTACTCCCGGCTGTACCTGCTTTCCAAAGAGACCCCGACCCCCCAGAACGATGCCCGCTTGCAGCACGTGCTCATCTACTTCATGCAGAACAACGCTCCGCAGCAGGTGGTGGAACGGACCCTCCTCGAGCAGTTTGCAGACAAGAACCTCAGCTACGATGAACGGTGAGTGCTCAGGGTTCCAGGGAGGGCTTTTCCCACCTGGATGTGCAAAGGCCACTgttgtgatttttcttctttctgctcGCATGGAGCAGGTCCATCAGCATCATGAAGGTGGCACGGGCAAAGCTGAGCGAAATCGGTCCTGACGATGTTGACATGGAGGAGTACAAGGTAAGGGACCAGAGAGCTGTCTGATCCTTCAAGCTGTCCTAGCTGGCTCTGTCCAAACTGGGAAATGGGGAGCATGGCATGGAGCTGCATGGCCAGCACAGTGGCCGCTGAATGCCTGTTGGCAGAGGGTGTCTGCAGGAAGCTGCTGTGGGAGAAGGAATACAACGGAAATCTGAGCTTGGAGGAGTGTCTGCAGTTGGCTAAATTCATATGTGTCACTCATGAGAGACATTTAAACACTTAAAAGGGTAGAATTGGGAACCCCAGACTGCATGTGGGTGTTCCAGCTGAGGCTGATGCTctgtttcctcctctcctcacaGAGATGGCACGAGGACTACAGCCTTTTCCGCAAGGTGTCCATTTACCTGCTGACGGGGTTGGAACTCTACCAGAATAGAAAGTAAGTTCCTCTAATTGTGTTTGGACAAGATAAGTTGTAGCTAAAAGTAAAGGCCACTGTGacaaaaatttttctttctgagccACAATGGCCTGTGTTTGAGGCTAGTGGGAGATTTTTTGACCTGCTAATAGGTCTTCTTGAATCCACAATCGAGCTTGGttaacagtttaaaaaatatgagGCTGAGTTGCTGGCTGGCTGCCTGACAGTTCTGAGAGTTTCCCCTAGGATTTCCCTTTGGGAAGTAGAGCTTTATATTCTGTTTTCCGGAGATGAATTTGCAGGAATGATTGCCATCACAATCACAGGGATTTTTCACCTTGGACTCCTGTATTAAAAGGAAAGTGCCTTTAGATGGATTTACACTTTGTGCAAACACATAGTTTGGAGCTCTCAAAGGGCCTTGGTTTCCTCCTTACCATTCTAGAACCTGTATTTTCCTTCAATGGTGTAGGCTTTCAGAAATTATTCCTGGATGGAAACAGAACTGAATTCCAAGGTGGTTCACAGTGACAAGCCACCAAATTCAGGTGGGCAAATTGACATGAGACATGCATGACAAGAGCAGTTTAGAATTACCCCAAATTGACCTAATCCCTGTCAGCAGTTCTGTTTTCTCATCTGAAGCTTGAAGTGTGCGAGGGACTGAAATACACAGCCTTCTGCCCTTCTTGGGGTGTCCTCTCATAGTGCAGTTCCTGGAGCAgtacagaaaataaacacagaaacaagCACATTGCACATAAACTTGGTTTTAAGGGGCTCTGCCCAGACACTTGTTTGGCATTCTGGGCaaaaaggagcaggaatggcTTGACATGGGGCATCTGTTCTTTTGTGCTTTGGCAAGGAAATACAGCTTTTCCCATCAAGCCTGAATCTTCCAGCCGGGCCCAGCAGGAAAGGTTTCCTGAGCTGAGCCAAGGGAAAGGCTGTAGTCAcggccctggcagagcccaaaGCCTGCAGAGCTGACCCTCTTCTTGCAGGTACCAAGAGTCACTCACCTACCTGGTCTACGCCTACCAAAGCAACACCAAACTGCTGCTGAAGGGAACCAACCGCGGCGTGAGCGAGTCGCTGATCGCCTTGTACCGGAGGAAATGTCTCCTGGTTTGTATCCAGGAGCTCAGCACTCACTttggagaggaggggagggagcagccgGGGCACCATGGCAGCCAAGACCAGTGTAACTCTTACTGTTATGTCTATTGATGTGACTCTGCCCCTTGCTGAGTGCCAGCAGCAATATGGAAAGCTAATAATGATCATGATTCAATTAAAGAACATGCCACATAGGTTTCAGGGAATCTAGGAAAAGGCAGATCTGGTTCTTGCCATCTTCAAACCAGAACTGTAAATAAGCTGTGTGCTCTCTGTATACAGATACAGCAAATTGCCTGCAtgtgtatgcatatatatgttTTCAAGTCTGTTTTCTATGGTGTGTTTCCCATGCCTGAAAGTGGCTGTTCCACCAGCCCCTGGTGTTGTTTGTTAGTCTTTATTCTCTGCATGGCTGCCACTGCAGGGCCCAAGCTGGGCCTTTCCTGGATGCTTATCCATGGTCCATGCTTGTTCTTTACAAGTCTGTCCCCAATTCTCCTTCCACCCCCAGAAGCTGAACGAGGTGGCAGCTTCTCTTTTTGTCAGCTGTGAAGAAGCTCATGTGTCGGAGGGTGTGAGCATCCTGAATGAGCTGATCATCCCCTGCATGCATCTCATGAACAACTTTGAGATCTCCAAAGAGGACCTGGATGCCATCGAGGTCATGAGGAACCGCTGGTGCTCCTATTTGGGACGAGAAGACATGGACGGTAGGACATGGCTGCTGTTCATGGGCGGGCAGTATCTGGGTCTGAACTGGGAAGGAATTAAAGACCatctaaaattaaattcttgGTGTCTGCACTGCAGCGCATCAAGGCCCTTCTAATTGTGGGAGGAGAAATGCATTTGAATGACCCATTAAATCCTgttacagaagaaaacagaagaaattaatctTTTGCACTAAAGCTGCAGAAGTGTACCTCATCCCTAAAATGGGACAGTTGATGTCCCAAGAATGGCTTAGAGTTCCCTTGAGGGGCTTGGGTCTTCTGTCAGGGCTTCTGCCTGACTGGAGGTACCCAGGAATGGCAGGTGAATGCAGACATGCTTTGTGGCATGGCATGCTCCTCTtcaggagggaggagcaggtgTTATCAGAGACCAAGGTTATGGAAGATGGAATGGGGGAGCAGATTTGGGGCATCTCTGCCTTCTGAAGAGGAGTTTGTCATTGTAGAGCTAAATGTTGGTTCTGGGCAGCTGTTcttgttctgtgttttcttctggaGTCAACCTCTGTGACTTGTGACTCCCCTCAGGTCATTTCTCGTCAGACAAATTGGTCCTGACTTGCCTAGACATGTGTGTGAAGGTCTGGGGAGTCCCTGCAGAGTTCTTATCGCTAACAGGGGGTAAACttgatgaaagaaaattatgcaAAACCACAGAGGTTTATTCTCAAAATACAgttgtaaaaattataattgGATACATTTATCCCAGTTGCTGGGCTGGATGTGACAGCCTTTGCTTACAGAGAAGGTTTTAAAGAACCAGAAGCTGCTCACCCCTCCCATGTCACGTGGGCTGGCTCGGGTGTTGCCTGCTCCTCTTCCCCCGTGGGGGCCTGTGGTGTATCGTGGGGGCCGTGGTGTATCGTGGGGGCCGTGGTGTATCGTGGGGGCCGTGGTGTATCGTGGGGGCCGTGGTGTATCATAGGGCCTGTGGTGTATCATAGGGGCTGTGGTGTGTCGTGCACCCCAGGGGCCTCAGACCTGCTGAGTGGACGGTGCCAGCTCAGCACGGGCTGAACTGGCCTGTCTGGGGGGTACAGGATGTGGAGGCTCCATTGCCCTCAGTTGCACAGTCAATATTTGGGTGTCACCCTGAAGCACGCAGTGGTTCTTCActgacagctgggacaggagcacctTTCCAGGGAAAGCTCCGTGTCTCGTGTCTCAGTGGGACATGGCCTGTGCTCAGGCACCCAGGTGGCAGTGGAGCCTCCCTCAGAGCCCTGGGAG from Ammospiza nelsoni isolate bAmmNel1 chromosome 24, bAmmNel1.pri, whole genome shotgun sequence carries:
- the USP28 gene encoding ubiquitin carboxyl-terminal hydrolase 28 isoform X4, whose translation is MRWFTKLPPVLTFELSRFEFNQSLGQPEKIHTKLEFPQTMYMDRYLYCNKDLIQMKREEMKRLKEKMVTLQQKLERYMEYGSGPARFPLPDMLQYVLEFIATKPAGAVCSAQSSQTTPLHSQAKPNVLDVLSQPNSIQEKTDARTEDEAFFVANSSPQQSSSMDLQPPVSPAELSERPAPHVVSREELNLVQTCLQRWRNEIEQDMQDLKESIARINLSIEQMYCDPLLQQVPYRLHAVLVHEGQANAGHYWAFIYDQPRKRWLKYNDISVTESSWEELERESFGGLRNASAYCLMYISDQVSPVGADEGEGPEARQLQKEVEALSPELRHYIQEDNWRLEQEAEEWDEEQSCKIPQMEPSPTSELQDLSSESGPEQSPVCEPSVHSLSSEHARIAKEQTAKAIANTADAYEKNGVEAALCERKEVEPLKAHPEEISPTVQAEQPRDTQEAEAAAQTSSQVSEVEIPSVGKIPVRSDADGYNEEVMLSPAMQGVILAIAKARQTFDRDGSEAGLVKAFHEEYSRLYLLSKETPTPQNDARLQHVLIYFMQNNAPQQVVERTLLEQFADKNLSYDERSISIMKVARAKLSEIGPDDVDMEEYKRWHEDYSLFRKVSIYLLTGLELYQNRKYQESLTYLVYAYQSNTKLLLKGTNRGVSESLIALYRRKCLLKLNEVAASLFVSCEEAHVSEGVSILNELIIPCMHLMNNFEISKEDLDAIEVMRNRWCSYLGREDMDAKLQMKLGELLPRLLDGSTEVIVLKEPPKIRPNSPYDLCSRFAAVMESIHGASAVAVQ